Proteins co-encoded in one Thermoanaerobaculia bacterium genomic window:
- a CDS encoding hemerythrin domain-containing protein, whose translation MTPFAILRADHDRVRALIDRFEELGPRSHRDKRMLFDEIRGEIEAHQRLEEEVLYPAAREAGIESAAGESHRIVERLLAELQGLGVGNRRFDVVFAVLRENVEQHIREEERDVLGDLEGKLTTDRRETLRHAIERRHESLHSAAG comes from the coding sequence ATGACGCCGTTCGCCATTCTCCGCGCGGATCACGACCGGGTGCGCGCGCTCATCGACCGTTTCGAGGAGCTCGGACCGCGAAGCCACCGGGACAAACGAATGCTGTTCGACGAGATCCGCGGCGAGATCGAGGCGCACCAGCGACTCGAGGAAGAGGTGCTCTACCCCGCCGCGCGGGAGGCCGGGATCGAGAGCGCGGCCGGCGAGAGCCACCGGATCGTCGAGCGCCTCCTCGCCGAGCTCCAGGGCCTCGGGGTGGGTAACCGCCGGTTCGACGTCGTGTTCGCCGTGTTGCGGGAGAACGTCGAGCAGCACATCCGGGAAGAGGAACGCGACGTGCTGGGAGATCTCGAGGGGAAACTCACGACGGACCGGAGGGAAACGCTCCGGCACGCGATCGAGCGAAGGCACGAGAGCCTCCACTCGGCGGCGGGCTAG
- a CDS encoding DUF748 domain-containing protein, translated as MSRARPEAPPPSRSRARKSGLRTALLAVPRAVRWVLAAILVLLIVLVVASFFVDAPMRRHMEAKMNESLKGYSVRLPGLHFQLVGMSVTLHGLTVRQNAHPETPVLTIPTLHASVEWRELLTGHVVADFRLDQPRIHVDLPQLRAEVKGPLPAREEGWQQAVEAIYPLKINLLRINDADVVYVDEDPGRPLHIAHLNARAENIRNIHSRAHVYPSPFHAEAVIFDRGRAVLDGHADFLSEPFPGVHTTYDIRDVPIDRFRPIVERSNIVVKGGTLSSSGEIEYAPKTELVDVHDLLLQGLKLDVVHSTATAGNEHSKKAAVEKAASNVTNKPAVLLRMQKLRIRDGEIGLVNKAHNPPYRAFLSNTNVDVSNLSNHFSQGPAKATLTGRFMGSGASHATAAFRPEDAGPDFDLIAAIEHTDMTAMNDILRAYGKFDVAKGDFSFYSELHVRKGALTGYMKPLFADLKIGAPGEKKSLGKKVYEAVVSGVSKILENRKKKDVATVVDLSGRIDNPRESVWQIIGKAIENAFIRAILPGFDREVASLRR; from the coding sequence ATGAGCCGAGCGCGCCCCGAGGCGCCGCCGCCGTCCCGTTCAAGAGCCCGGAAATCGGGGCTCCGAACCGCGCTGCTCGCGGTCCCCCGGGCGGTCCGGTGGGTGCTCGCGGCGATCCTCGTTCTCCTGATCGTCCTGGTCGTCGCGTCGTTCTTCGTCGACGCCCCGATGCGCCGCCACATGGAAGCGAAGATGAACGAGAGCCTGAAGGGATATTCCGTCCGGCTGCCCGGGCTTCATTTCCAGCTGGTCGGGATGTCGGTGACCCTCCACGGGCTCACCGTGCGTCAGAACGCGCACCCGGAGACCCCCGTGCTGACGATCCCCACCCTGCACGCCAGCGTCGAATGGCGCGAGCTTCTGACCGGGCACGTCGTCGCGGACTTCCGGCTCGACCAGCCCCGCATCCACGTCGACCTTCCCCAGCTCCGGGCGGAGGTGAAGGGCCCGTTGCCCGCGCGGGAGGAGGGATGGCAGCAGGCGGTCGAAGCGATCTACCCGCTCAAGATCAACCTTCTCCGTATCAACGACGCCGACGTGGTCTACGTCGACGAGGATCCGGGCCGTCCGCTTCACATCGCGCACCTGAACGCGCGGGCGGAGAACATTCGGAACATCCATTCCCGGGCGCACGTGTACCCCTCCCCCTTCCACGCGGAGGCGGTGATCTTCGACCGCGGACGTGCGGTCCTCGACGGCCACGCGGACTTCCTCTCGGAGCCGTTCCCGGGGGTCCACACCACGTACGACATCCGGGACGTTCCGATCGACCGCTTCCGCCCCATCGTCGAGCGCTCGAACATCGTCGTCAAGGGAGGAACGCTCTCCTCCTCCGGCGAGATCGAATATGCCCCGAAGACGGAGCTCGTCGACGTCCACGATCTGCTCCTCCAGGGGCTGAAGCTCGACGTCGTGCACTCGACCGCGACGGCGGGCAACGAGCACTCGAAGAAAGCCGCCGTCGAGAAGGCGGCGTCGAACGTCACGAACAAACCCGCGGTGCTGCTCCGGATGCAGAAGCTCCGGATCCGCGACGGAGAGATCGGCCTCGTGAACAAGGCCCACAATCCGCCGTACCGCGCGTTCCTCTCGAACACGAACGTCGACGTGTCGAACCTGTCCAACCACTTCAGCCAGGGGCCGGCGAAAGCGACGCTGACCGGCCGGTTCATGGGAAGCGGCGCATCGCACGCGACCGCCGCGTTCCGCCCCGAGGATGCGGGTCCCGACTTCGACCTCATCGCGGCGATCGAGCACACCGACATGACCGCCATGAACGACATCCTGCGCGCCTACGGCAAGTTCGACGTCGCGAAGGGGGACTTCTCGTTCTACAGCGAGCTCCACGTCCGGAAAGGCGCGCTCACCGGCTACATGAAGCCGCTCTTCGCCGACCTGAAGATCGGCGCGCCGGGCGAGAAGAAATCGCTCGGCAAGAAGGTCTACGAAGCGGTCGTCTCGGGCGTTTCGAAGATCCTCGAGAACAGGAAGAAGAAGGACGTCGCGACGGTCGTGGATCTGTCGGGGCGGATCGACAATCCCCGGGAGAGCGTCTGGCAGATCATCGGCAAGGCGATCGAGAACGCCTTCATCCGGGCCATCCTGCCCGGATTCGACCGCGAGGTCGCGTCCCTTCGCCGATAG
- a CDS encoding AI-2E family transporter, whose product MDGLRMAVFSDGKARDPEARGRLDVSVSWGTIFKLLAAALLVWAVLRLAGPFLLFLISLLLAVTLNPLAARLEKRGLSHGVAVGLLAAAMVAAIALFAWLVIPPLTDQVLLLQNDLATRRAAIQKRLTGIHPLVATIVMQILELPRSPEVAASLKRPLAWGRVAVVTGTATILVLVLTLYLVLDGRRFYAWLLAYVPRRFRRRMAVTVSEVSEVVIAYVQGQLFTSIVYGLYAFAALTIFRVPAAVPLAILAAFCDVIPVLGVVVSTVPAVLLALTVSPIAAAAVLALYILYHVIENYVLIPRVYGKRLRLSGLAVLIALVVGGTLQGILGAVLILPLVAAYPIVERIWLHEYLSDEVLTDHSALQEAAENGSDAAVDRVLRGQELPDPEAR is encoded by the coding sequence ATGGACGGCCTGCGAATGGCCGTTTTCTCCGACGGAAAGGCGCGGGACCCGGAGGCCCGGGGACGGCTGGATGTCAGCGTCTCTTGGGGCACGATCTTCAAGCTGCTCGCGGCGGCCCTGCTCGTCTGGGCGGTGCTCCGCCTGGCGGGGCCGTTCCTCCTGTTCCTCATCTCGCTGCTCCTCGCGGTGACGCTCAATCCCCTCGCGGCGAGGCTCGAGAAGCGCGGCCTCTCGCACGGCGTCGCGGTCGGACTGCTCGCCGCCGCCATGGTCGCGGCGATCGCGCTGTTCGCGTGGCTCGTGATCCCGCCGCTGACGGATCAGGTGCTGCTGCTCCAGAACGACCTCGCGACGCGCCGCGCCGCGATCCAGAAGCGCCTCACCGGGATCCATCCTCTCGTCGCGACGATCGTGATGCAGATCCTCGAGCTGCCGCGTTCGCCCGAGGTCGCCGCGTCGCTCAAGCGCCCGCTTGCCTGGGGGCGGGTCGCCGTGGTGACCGGCACGGCGACCATCCTCGTTCTCGTTCTGACGCTGTACCTGGTCCTGGACGGGCGCCGCTTCTACGCGTGGCTCCTCGCGTACGTGCCGCGCCGATTCCGCCGGCGCATGGCGGTGACGGTTTCCGAGGTCTCGGAGGTGGTCATCGCCTACGTGCAGGGGCAGCTCTTCACGTCGATCGTGTACGGTCTCTACGCGTTCGCGGCCCTCACGATCTTCCGGGTGCCGGCGGCGGTTCCCCTCGCGATCCTGGCGGCGTTCTGCGACGTGATTCCGGTCCTCGGAGTGGTGGTCTCGACCGTGCCGGCGGTGCTCCTCGCGCTCACGGTGTCTCCGATCGCCGCCGCGGCGGTCCTCGCCCTGTATATCCTCTACCACGTGATCGAGAACTACGTCCTGATCCCGAGGGTGTACGGCAAGCGCCTGCGTCTCTCGGGGCTCGCCGTCCTGATCGCCCTCGTCGTCGGAGGGACGCTGCAGGGGATCCTCGGAGCGGTGCTCATCCTTCCGCTCGTCGCGGCGTATCCGATCGTCGAGCGGATCTGGCTGCACGAGTACCTGAGCGACGAGGTCTTGACCGACCACTCGGCGCTCCAGGAAGCGGCGGAGAACGGCTCGGATGCGGCCGTCGACCGCGTGCTCCGCGGCCAGGAGCTTCCGGACCCGGAGGCGCGGTGA
- the ligD gene encoding non-homologous end-joining DNA ligase, which produces MKPAARRVKEPLPPMLATLVDAPFRRAGWVNEEKYDGYRALAYKRGARVRIYSRNAIDRTADFAEIAAALAKLDGDFVLDGEIVAFDEEGVSRFQRLQRRELGEKVALVYAIFDCLEAGGESLLPRPLSERRRRLEKIVPTRSRVLRRSRRLAADGLAAFREARERGWEGIVSKSEASVYEPGSRSRNWLKVKVRKESEFVIGGWTEPGGSRVHFGALLVGLFDGDRLRYAGKVGTGYSQAILADVSKRFRPSDVCPFRARPKEKGAHWVKPELVAQIGFTEWTEDGKLRHPTFLGLRSDKPARDLRWSERET; this is translated from the coding sequence GTGAAGCCGGCGGCCCGCCGCGTCAAGGAGCCCCTCCCGCCGATGCTCGCGACCCTCGTCGACGCGCCGTTCCGCCGCGCGGGGTGGGTCAACGAGGAGAAATACGACGGCTACCGTGCGCTCGCGTACAAGCGGGGCGCGCGGGTGAGGATCTATTCGCGGAACGCGATCGACCGCACGGCGGATTTCGCCGAGATCGCCGCCGCGCTCGCGAAGCTCGACGGGGACTTCGTCCTCGACGGCGAGATCGTCGCGTTCGACGAGGAGGGCGTTTCGCGGTTCCAGCGGCTGCAGCGCCGCGAGCTCGGCGAGAAGGTCGCCCTCGTCTACGCGATCTTCGACTGCCTGGAGGCGGGAGGGGAGTCGCTCCTCCCCCGGCCGCTCTCGGAGCGCCGGCGGAGGCTCGAGAAGATCGTCCCGACGCGGAGCCGCGTGCTCCGCCGCTCTCGCCGGCTCGCCGCCGACGGCCTCGCGGCGTTCCGGGAGGCGCGGGAGCGCGGCTGGGAGGGGATCGTCAGCAAGAGCGAGGCGTCCGTCTACGAGCCCGGCTCGCGCTCGAGGAACTGGCTCAAGGTGAAGGTCCGGAAGGAGTCGGAATTCGTGATCGGCGGGTGGACGGAGCCCGGCGGGAGCCGCGTCCATTTCGGCGCGCTGCTCGTGGGCCTCTTCGACGGGGACCGGCTCCGGTATGCCGGCAAGGTCGGGACGGGGTACTCGCAAGCGATCCTGGCGGACGTGTCGAAGCGGTTCCGGCCGTCGGACGTGTGTCCGTTTCGCGCGCGTCCGAAGGAGAAGGGCGCCCACTGGGTGAAGCCCGAGCTCGTCGCGCAGATCGGCTTCACCGAGTGGACCGAGGACGGGAAGCTGCGCCACCCGACGTTCCTCGGCCTGCGCTCGGACAAACCCGCGCGGGATCTTCGCTGGAGCGAGCGTGAAACGTAG
- the ligD gene encoding non-homologous end-joining DNA ligase, whose product MKRSGGRAEAMVGGVRITHPDKVWWPDDGITKGDVAAFYDRISPALLPWLKDRPLTAERCPEGMAGPCFFQKNFPADGGFPTVPIRAESTGKIVHYVVGGTKKALLSLVNLGCIAIHVMNCRKDDLDRPDWLAFDLDPSSGTFADAARAGRLLKEVLDEEGIRSYPKTSGSRGLHVFVPLAAGAAQDATRAFAAEIGRRLAERKPALVTVEMSKARRGKRVFADSLRNAFGQTIVPPYSVRRRPKAPVSAPLDWSEVDPKLDPAVFALRTFEKRLASADPWKSFWRSRQKLPRG is encoded by the coding sequence GTGAAACGTAGCGGGGGACGCGCGGAAGCGATGGTGGGGGGAGTCCGGATCACGCATCCGGACAAGGTGTGGTGGCCCGACGACGGCATCACGAAAGGGGACGTCGCGGCGTTCTACGACCGCATCTCGCCGGCCCTCCTTCCGTGGTTGAAGGACCGGCCCCTGACGGCCGAGCGCTGCCCGGAGGGGATGGCGGGCCCCTGCTTCTTCCAGAAGAATTTTCCCGCCGACGGCGGCTTCCCGACGGTCCCGATCCGGGCGGAGAGCACGGGCAAAATCGTGCATTATGTCGTCGGCGGGACGAAGAAGGCGCTCCTCTCGCTCGTCAACCTCGGGTGCATCGCGATCCACGTGATGAACTGCCGCAAGGACGATCTCGATCGACCGGACTGGCTCGCGTTCGACCTCGATCCTTCCTCCGGAACCTTCGCCGACGCGGCCCGCGCCGGACGGCTGCTGAAGGAGGTCCTCGACGAAGAAGGGATCCGTTCCTATCCGAAGACTTCCGGCAGCCGCGGCCTCCACGTCTTCGTCCCCCTCGCCGCGGGAGCGGCGCAGGACGCGACGCGCGCCTTCGCGGCGGAGATCGGCCGCCGCCTCGCCGAGCGGAAGCCGGCGCTCGTCACCGTCGAGATGTCGAAGGCGCGGCGCGGCAAGCGGGTGTTCGCCGACTCGCTGCGGAACGCCTTCGGCCAGACGATCGTCCCGCCCTACTCCGTGCGGCGCCGGCCGAAGGCGCCCGTTTCCGCGCCGCTCGACTGGAGCGAGGTCGATCCGAAGCTCGATCCGGCCGTGTTCGCGCTTCGCACGTTCGAGAAGCGGCTCGCGTCGGCCGATCCCTGGAAGTCGTTCTGGAGATCGCGGCAGAAGCTGCCGCGCGGATGA